Genomic segment of bacterium:
TGATATGCAGATTCTTTATCCAAAGATTGAAAAGGCAGAGGCGATAATTTTGGCCTCACCTATCTTCTTTGGCAGCCTCAGCGCTCAGACAAAGATGATGATAGACCGCTTTCAATGTGTCTGGGCCGCCAAAAAGACTCGCCCCCTAGAGAAAAAAAAACCGGGTGCGTTTCTATGCGTGGAGGCAACTACCAGGAAAGATTTTTTTGATAACGCCAGATCTATCGTTAGAAATATCTTTGCGGTTATGGATGTAGCTCTTAAGGAAGAACTCCTTTGTTCTGGAGTTGAGGAAAAAGGAAGCATCAGAGAGCATCCCGATGTTTTAAAAAAGGCCTTTGAATTAGGTTCAAGGATTGCTTCTGATGGACGGGTTTAGGGTTTGTTCATCGCCCCCGATTTATCCGAGAGGCTTCAATAAAAGGAGGCGCCACAATGACCGTCAGCTATAAAGAGCTGGGGCTGGTTACTACCAGAGGTATGTTTAGCCGGGCTATGGAAGGCAAGTTTGCGGTTCCTGCCTACAACTTCAATAATATGGAACAGTTGCAGGCGATTATTCGGGGGTGTATTGAGAGTGATTCACCGGTTATCTTGCAGGTGT
This window contains:
- a CDS encoding flavodoxin family protein; the encoded protein is MMILGLNGSPRIGGNTDILLENALSGAKDKGAKVEKVILNTLKFSPCQECENIRRVGVCQIKDDMQILYPKIEKAEAIILASPIFFGSLSAQTKMMIDRFQCVWAAKKTRPLEKKKPGAFLCVEATTRKDFFDNARSIVRNIFAVMDVALKEELLCSGVEEKGSIREHPDVLKKAFELGSRIASDGRV